Genomic window (Scleropages formosus chromosome 16, fSclFor1.1, whole genome shotgun sequence):
CGCGGCTGAAGGCCTCTTTCTCTGGCAGTGACCGTAAGGCCCGAGGGCGAGACGCGTTGCACAGTGACACATGGAGAAAAGCTCttaaagaaatcaaaatcaAGACAATGAGGCACTTCAGCGACGTATCACAAGATATTCCCACAGTAAAATGTTATAGAAAGAAGCACGCTATAGCGTTTCACCCAGGTCCCCCCCCGACCACCGTTACACTAAGGCATGTCCCGTTCTTGGCAAAATGCGGAGAATCTGATTATGGTCCACAGAGATTTCGGAGATTTAAATCTAGCATTAAATTAACCGAAAAAGAAGCAGATCTGTGGCACGGTCATCTGTCACACTTACATGTGCTCTTTACTCATAAACAACCGGGCAAACAATGCTGACGATCGTTCTGCTGCTCCCGAGTTAGCAGGGTGCGGCGGTCACGGCAACAGAGCGTAAACGCAACTCGCTCGACAAGCAGGCAGAATGTGGAATCGGGACGAAAATGGTAGCGTGACACCGACAACAGCTAGAACGTTCCACCGATTCCACGTCACGACTTCCATTAAACCGTCGCGAAAACACAGAAATCCGGCATGAAGGGACACGGTACACCTGTCCGATTaatgtaaacaataaaacaacacgcTTCATTCTTGTTTTTGCTGGCTCTTTTTCTTCCCCGCCTCCTTCAAGTTGTGCATCGTAACCCTGTCACCATAATGCATCTGCGTTGCCCTGAGCTGTGAACTTACTGGACAGTATTTTCAATatggctgtaaaaaaaaaaaaaaaaagacatgcattacatacatttaccaCCATCACACTAGAACAACTGTACCCCACTGGTTTTCAAACATGTCAGGCATTCGCATTTTAAGATGTACCCTTGTTTAGTAGGTACACGGAAGCAGCACATTGGGGCACTGTGGATACGACGCTACGCTGACTCATCAACCAACTCTTTCGAGAGTCACGCATCATTTCAGGGGCCAAAGACTTCGGCCCCGGTGAACACGGAATCtcactattttttcttttcctacatgtatcaaattcaaaagcGACATCTGGTAGGTCTAACATGACCGAGTGTTGCCTCTAAGAACATACGGCAGCCCCGGCAGCCTACGCGTGTGAGCTCGCCGCAATCCCAGCTGAAAGGTTCACTGAAGGAAGCATCGCCCTTCAGCGATTCCCCGGCTGTTGGCTCAGGGCGCCGCCCACACCAAGTACATCCCCACGGTGCTTTCTGTGACTGGTGCGATAGTGCGGCGGAATCGTGAAACATGTGCTGGCGGGACACGGTGGGCAGGACTCGTAAGGCTCCGGAGAGCAGGTGCGATACGATTACACACGTTGCATGCTGATGTACACAGAGTACAGTGGTAGGACTTCGCCTTCAAAATGTACGAAAGACTCAAAGACAAACCGCAACAGAAAGCTACAGAAGACAAGCTAGACCATGCAAGCGGTGTGCTGATGTCCACTCCTTGAGGGAAACAAGCTTTGTGTGATGGTCCTCTACCATGAACAGCAAAGTAGAGTACTCTGTTTTGCACACATATTCCTAACAATAATAGCTGAAATTCTCACGGTTGGAGAGAGAATCCTCCCGTTCCTCCATCCCTGTGGAGATCAGTACTCATCCCTGCGACTGTTCGCATCCCTTCAGCTCTAGCGTTAAAAGATCTCGAGTAAGATATCACGGTACAAGTGGTGTAAGAGGGAGGAGATGGTCAACATCAGACAAGTGAACATGGAACACTGCCACCAAAAGAGACATGCAACCTACAGCGGTCTTTCACTTCCACAAGCACTCAACAGGAAAGCTGCACAGTTCCAACAGTAACGTCCATCAACGGTGCATTGCACTGTCCTGAAAGAGTCCTTCAGGCTCTACTCTCcacagtcagaggtggaggatgCCGCAGGAGGACGAGGAGAGTCAATGTTCTTCTTAACTGTATGGATCACAGTAGCAATAAGCTTTGGGTTCTGACACACCCGTAACATGAGTCATCATCCTTGACTTAAGGGAGCTATGGCGATGGAAGAGGACGGCTTGGCGATGAAACTCACCAGGTCTCTCCACCAGGTAGCTGAGAAGTAGCTTCCACACTCAACCCTTTAACTTCAAGGTGTTCAAACGTAAAACATTTTACTCTACGCTCGTATCCAAGGTTATGGACTGGCCAAATGAGAAGCTATAGTGCGACACCACCCACTAAGAACAGATGGTTTCCAGCCCACCTGTGAACAGAGGAGGAGACTACTGTAGATGCTTTTCTGGAAAGGAGGAGGCAACGAACAAAACCGAGTACTGAACCACAATGGAAGGACCCGCAGGCTCCCCGCCGTCCCCGGCCAACCGAATGTGGGgtctcagcagctgcaggagtaGCCACCCCTGTCCTCCGTGGGCTTCTTCAGTGGCACGGTGCCATCCCCGCTGGGGGGCTGGCTCAGAGCTAGAGGCTTCTGGCTCTTCAGCTTATGCGCCACCGTCATGAATATGGCCTCCACGTGATCATTGTCTCCAGGGCTCTTGGCGGACGTCTCAAAGAGAGGCATGCTGTGGGAGTCGGCGAACTTCTGTGCCACATCGGTGCTCACCCTGGCAGCACCGCGCAGGTCACATTTGTTGCCCACCAGGATGCGGGGCACGTCCTGGCCCAGCGAGTGCTGCCGGCACTCCTCGATCCAGGCCGGCAGGCTCTGGAAGCTGACGGCGTTGGTGATGTCGTACACGAAGACGATTGCGTGAACGTTGCGGTAGTAGTGCTGCACCATGCTCTTGCGGAAGCGCTCCTGGCCGGCAGTGTCCCACAGCTGGACCTGTAAGGCGACAGAGGGGGGTGGCACACGCACGCAGGTAGAGTACTGGTTAGAGGTGTTGCCTTGCAATCTAAGGAGCgggcttcaaatcccacctcccactgcagtagccttgagcaaggcacagGTTTTCCTCAAATTATGAGCATAATTCATTTCATGCACATCATCTCATAAAAAGAActcgcagctcctgggttgtgcgttcagacatgggtttgaattttGTTCAGTCCCTGGAGTTCGTAATGGTTTCCCACAAAGGTCCAAAGATGTCCCCCCCCAGGTGAACTGGAAAActgttcattttgtgtgtgtgtgtgtgtgtgtgtgtgtgtgtgtgtgtgtgtgtgtgtatatgaatgaGGAAATGAATGTGTGTCTGAGTTTACCATGGAGTAGCATCCATTCAGAGCATAACCTGCCTCGTGCGTAATGCTTCCGGCATGGGCTCCAGTACCCCCCCGTACgcgcacatgcgcacacacacacacacgtgcacaaaaAGTGTTATAAACAATAGACAGACTATTTCggtgttatgattttttttttttttttttttaataaatgttcacatttattgcAAATTGCTTTAGAGTTATAACCCATATAGTTTTCTACCTTATTGTAAGGTGCCTTCGgaagcaatttttaaatgtgctatatgaaatatattagTTATTAGTAATTACTTTTAGAACATGACTTAATGGGGCAATTCTTGTAACGTCAAAATGATAACATTAGTAACCCCTCTCTGCAGAGCTATTCGTGACGTATCATTTCAGATCcctaaaaaattaagaaaatcacAAAGCCATTTGTGATAACATTACCTTTCAAGAtaatattatgcattttatcatcgagttttttttttttaaaacctttttgtgTTACAGTTCATTATTACTATAGGTGATTAAAGAGGCACGAAATTTTGGGGAGATGTCTAAGAGCTGGTGTGCTCATCTGTCCAGGACAGCACACCCTTGGCGGGAGAGTGGGCTGCTGGCTCCGCGTGGTGGTCGACGTGACCAAGGGGggcattttaaaaggaaatttcACCTCTCATGGCAGGTGAGAGCTTATGATGGAAATAATATGATACAAATGACATTTCCTCATAAGTGAGAGTTCTTATAAGAGAGACCGCGGAAGGGAAGGCTGTTTGAACCTGAATTATTGCTGCAGTGAACATCACACAGCTAGTTCAACGAGTAAATAACTGCATGCAGCTTTGTGTGCACGCCTAACAGTATAAATCTCTTAACATCTCACATAAATAtcagtttaaataataaattactgtGGCGATTTTAACACCATatattttaatgcaataaatgaaCCCCACAAAACCACAATACTCAAAAGATAAAAACAAgtataaactttttttgttagttatattaaaaaatgggatttttttttgcaaagggTATTTTGTTTCATGGGCACATCCCCACAAGGGCTATATTTCAACGTTTACTAGCCCTGAGgggacatttttcaaaaaaaaaaaaaaaaaaaaaaccccccgcAAGCAAGGCAAAGTGTGGCGCACACACACTAACAGGGAGCGGATTAGTCACATTCTTACTGCGGTAAAACCGTGGGTAGGTACGCTTGCCATCCGCACGCTGATCAGCAGTATGACTAGGgagtgagcgagtgagcagggaataaaatga
Coding sequences:
- the LOC108925732 gene encoding ras-related protein Rab-33B; the protein is MESSVELSSSLPPPRSRIFKIIVIGDSGVGKTCLTYRFCAGKFPDKTEATIGVDFREKVIEIDGEKIKVQLWDTAGQERFRKSMVQHYYRNVHAIVFVYDITNAVSFQSLPAWIEECRQHSLGQDVPRILVGNKCDLRGAARVSTDVAQKFADSHSMPLFETSAKSPGDNDHVEAIFMTVAHKLKSQKPLALSQPPSGDGTVPLKKPTEDRGGYSCSC